One Yimella lutea DNA window includes the following coding sequences:
- a CDS encoding polyprenyl synthetase family protein: MSMSTSPTDTSTIGVPGASEELATRLAEGLTQVDARLREVVQHDDPFIAGASKHLVEAGGKRFRPLLTLLACELGDGRNEQVVDAAVGVELTHLASLYHDDVMDEADLRRGVPSANAEYDNSTAILIGDLLFGKASAIMAGLGPDAVRIQAETFVRLCTGQIEDDRQAPADADPMAHYLDVLADKTGSLIATAARYGAMFSGAADDVVETLTKYGELVGMVFQLADDVLDVSSDVSGKPAGTDLREGVRTLPVLYALASTDPADDRLKELVSRPLTDPAEHAEALALLRAHPALQQAREHTVAVAASARALLDGLGDSDAVQTLRALPEGVAERSA; the protein is encoded by the coding sequence ATGAGCATGTCCACGAGCCCTACCGACACGTCCACCATCGGTGTGCCGGGCGCGAGCGAAGAGCTCGCGACCCGGCTCGCCGAGGGACTCACACAGGTCGACGCGCGGCTGCGGGAGGTCGTCCAGCATGACGACCCGTTCATCGCCGGGGCTTCCAAGCACCTGGTCGAGGCGGGCGGCAAGCGGTTCCGCCCGTTGCTGACGCTGCTGGCCTGCGAACTCGGTGACGGACGCAATGAGCAGGTGGTCGACGCGGCGGTGGGTGTCGAACTAACCCACCTCGCCTCGCTGTACCACGACGACGTGATGGATGAGGCCGACCTGCGTCGCGGTGTCCCCAGCGCGAACGCCGAGTACGACAACTCGACCGCGATCTTGATCGGCGACCTGCTGTTCGGCAAGGCGTCGGCGATCATGGCCGGGCTCGGACCGGATGCGGTCCGCATTCAGGCCGAGACGTTCGTCCGGCTGTGCACCGGTCAGATCGAGGACGACCGTCAGGCCCCGGCCGATGCCGATCCGATGGCGCACTACCTCGACGTGCTCGCCGACAAGACGGGCTCGTTGATCGCGACCGCGGCTCGCTACGGTGCGATGTTCAGCGGCGCTGCGGACGACGTCGTCGAGACGCTCACCAAGTACGGCGAGCTGGTCGGCATGGTCTTCCAACTGGCCGACGACGTGCTCGACGTGAGTTCGGACGTCTCGGGTAAACCCGCGGGCACCGACCTGCGCGAGGGCGTGCGCACGTTGCCGGTGCTGTACGCGTTGGCGTCGACCGACCCTGCCGATGATCGGCTCAAGGAGTTGGTATCCCGGCCGCTCACCGATCCCGCGGAGCACGCCGAGGCGCTGGCGTTGCTGCGTGCCCACCCGGCGCTGCAACAGGCGCGTGAGCACACCGTCGCCGTGGCGGCATCGGCTCGGGCGCTCTTGGACGGGCTGGGGGACAGCGATGCAGTGCAGACGCTGCGGGCGCTGCCCGAGGGAGTTGCCGAACGCTCTGCCTGA
- a CDS encoding TetR/AcrR family transcriptional regulator — MSRTPAAIRRTELVEAAIRVSLNEGLEAATVRRIAAEAGVSLGTVHYCFGSKRALLEAVVESIAQPTLEVDLSAIAPDDYTGIIRAAFRAYWVEAGGNRDRQRLIYELATHLVRQEEPGPELAKMMFQRSFATVARFIEQRLLDSVPELPLPSQTLARMIIAVTDGVALAWIADGDDEAALEVLDGYAVIFGMTIDTLLAGSD; from the coding sequence ATGTCACGCACTCCCGCGGCCATTCGTCGTACCGAACTGGTCGAGGCGGCCATTCGGGTCTCGCTCAACGAAGGCCTGGAAGCGGCGACGGTCCGCCGCATCGCCGCCGAAGCAGGGGTCTCCCTGGGCACGGTCCACTACTGCTTCGGATCCAAGCGCGCGCTGCTGGAGGCCGTGGTCGAGTCGATCGCGCAGCCGACCCTCGAGGTCGACCTCAGCGCAATCGCGCCCGACGACTACACCGGGATCATCCGCGCGGCCTTCCGGGCGTACTGGGTCGAGGCCGGCGGCAACCGTGACCGCCAGCGGCTGATCTACGAGCTCGCAACCCACCTGGTGCGCCAGGAGGAGCCTGGCCCCGAGCTGGCGAAGATGATGTTCCAGCGTTCCTTCGCGACCGTCGCCCGGTTCATCGAGCAGCGCCTGCTGGATTCCGTGCCGGAGTTGCCGCTGCCGAGCCAGACGCTGGCCCGCATGATCATTGCCGTCACCGACGGTGTCGCCCTTGCTTGGATCGCCGACGGCGACGACGAGGCGGCCCTCGAGGTGCTCGACGGCTACGCCGTCATCTTCGGAATGACGATCGACACCTTGCTCGCGGGGTCCGATTGA
- a CDS encoding alanine racemase: protein MTEPWRALTKAGVPTAVVDLDRFDANAAGMLRRSGGMPIRVASKSIRVRSLIERALSFKCYQGVLGYSVAEAIWLVRNGIDDVVVAYPTVDEESVRTVAADPTLAAAITFMVDLPEHIDWLARFAQDVPLRVSIDVDCSLRLVALSIGAHRSSVHTADEAGRLAAHAAATPGLALVGMMFYEAQVAGVPDNKAGMRIVKKLSLDQLTRDRGAIRSAVEEHASLEFVNGGGTGSLHTTHLDPAITELAAGSGLFSPASFDGFDDLRVEPAAWFVSPVTRKPRADVVVTFSGGYLASGAADRSRLPTPTHPSGLSYFLQEGAGEVQSPLRGKAARDLELGDLVWFRHAKAGEMCERFDEIVLISDGQVTGRVPTYRGEGKNFG from the coding sequence TTGACCGAGCCCTGGAGAGCGCTGACGAAGGCCGGTGTCCCGACCGCTGTCGTCGATCTGGATCGTTTCGACGCCAACGCCGCGGGCATGCTTCGCCGTTCCGGTGGAATGCCGATCCGGGTCGCATCCAAGTCGATCCGGGTGCGATCGCTGATCGAACGCGCGCTGTCCTTCAAGTGCTACCAGGGAGTGCTGGGCTACTCAGTGGCCGAGGCGATCTGGTTGGTACGCAACGGAATCGACGATGTCGTGGTCGCGTACCCGACCGTGGACGAGGAATCGGTGCGGACCGTTGCAGCCGACCCCACGCTGGCCGCAGCGATCACGTTCATGGTCGATCTGCCCGAGCACATCGACTGGCTGGCCCGGTTCGCTCAGGACGTGCCGCTGCGGGTTTCGATCGACGTCGACTGCTCGCTGCGGCTGGTGGCGCTGTCGATCGGTGCGCACCGATCCAGCGTGCACACCGCGGACGAGGCGGGCCGCCTCGCAGCGCACGCGGCCGCAACTCCCGGTCTCGCGCTGGTCGGAATGATGTTCTACGAGGCGCAGGTCGCCGGAGTGCCCGACAACAAGGCCGGCATGCGGATCGTGAAGAAGCTGTCGCTCGATCAGCTCACCCGTGACCGCGGCGCGATCCGATCAGCGGTCGAGGAGCACGCGTCCCTGGAGTTCGTGAACGGCGGCGGCACCGGCAGCCTGCACACCACCCATCTCGACCCGGCGATCACCGAACTCGCAGCAGGCTCAGGCCTTTTCTCGCCCGCCAGTTTCGACGGCTTCGACGACCTACGGGTGGAACCCGCGGCATGGTTCGTCTCGCCGGTGACGCGCAAGCCGCGCGCCGACGTCGTCGTCACCTTCAGTGGCGGCTACCTCGCCTCCGGTGCGGCCGACCGCTCGCGCCTGCCCACCCCGACCCACCCGTCCGGACTGTCCTACTTCCTGCAGGAGGGCGCCGGCGAGGTGCAGAGTCCGTTGCGCGGCAAGGCTGCCCGCGATCTCGAACTCGGTGACCTGGTGTGGTTCCGGCACGCGAAGGCGGGTGAGATGTGTGAGCGTTTCGACGAGATCGTGCTGATCAGCGACGGGCAGGTGACAGGTCGCGTCCCGACCTATCGCGGCGAAGGGAAGAACTTTGGCTGA
- a CDS encoding D-arabinono-1,4-lactone oxidase codes for MAEWSNWSGTATADVEIVEVCDVEHVQQICAQALASGRKVKPIGASHSFTAIGQPVDIQLRMDRISGLISADASTGRAWVRAGTRLKDAVVALHEAGLGLPNQGDYDRQTLSGATSTGTHGTGVGFTGFSGMVRGVELVLADGTLLRVCDCENSQLLPAVALTLGSLGVITAIEYQCEPRYLLTAQEGPASFRTVLAEVDERIAAHDHFEFFWFPDTDRVLTKTNSRHREESRRAPMPAWKDRLDNDLLSNKVFEAVNRFAGRVPRATSLINQVSARALSAKTYTDWSHIVYPTERDVVFRETEFSVPRADAVEVLQRLDEWHRAHPSTTCFPVEVRFTGPDDVWLSTSYDRESAYIAVHQFRTRPHEEYFAAFWDILRDHEARPHWGKMHELGADDLRKVYPKFDDFVAVRDRLDPQRVFTNPYLDRVLGA; via the coding sequence TTGGCTGAGTGGAGCAACTGGAGCGGTACCGCCACGGCCGACGTCGAGATCGTCGAGGTCTGCGACGTCGAGCACGTCCAGCAGATCTGCGCGCAGGCGCTCGCCTCGGGTCGCAAGGTCAAGCCGATCGGCGCGAGCCACTCCTTCACCGCGATCGGCCAACCGGTCGACATTCAGTTGCGGATGGACCGCATCAGTGGGCTCATCAGCGCGGACGCTTCCACCGGACGGGCGTGGGTGCGTGCGGGCACACGCCTCAAGGACGCCGTGGTCGCGCTGCACGAAGCAGGCCTCGGTCTGCCGAACCAAGGCGACTACGACCGGCAGACGCTCTCGGGCGCGACCTCGACGGGTACGCACGGCACCGGTGTCGGTTTCACCGGGTTCTCCGGCATGGTGCGCGGCGTGGAGTTGGTGCTCGCCGACGGCACGTTGCTGCGCGTCTGCGACTGCGAGAATTCGCAGCTCCTGCCGGCCGTCGCGCTGACCCTCGGCTCGCTCGGTGTGATCACCGCGATCGAGTACCAGTGCGAGCCCCGCTACCTGCTGACCGCGCAGGAAGGACCGGCTTCCTTCCGGACGGTGCTGGCAGAGGTCGACGAGCGCATCGCCGCCCACGACCACTTCGAGTTCTTCTGGTTTCCCGACACCGATCGCGTTCTGACAAAGACGAATTCGCGCCACCGCGAGGAGTCCAGGCGTGCGCCGATGCCCGCGTGGAAGGACCGACTGGACAACGATCTGCTGTCGAACAAGGTGTTCGAGGCGGTCAACCGGTTCGCCGGACGTGTTCCGCGGGCGACGTCGTTGATCAACCAGGTTTCCGCTCGTGCACTCTCGGCCAAGACCTACACCGATTGGTCGCACATCGTGTACCCGACCGAGCGTGACGTCGTCTTCCGCGAGACCGAGTTCTCCGTGCCCCGAGCCGACGCCGTCGAGGTGTTGCAGCGCCTGGACGAGTGGCACCGTGCGCACCCGTCGACCACCTGCTTCCCGGTCGAGGTACGTTTCACGGGGCCGGACGACGTCTGGCTGTCGACCTCCTACGACCGCGAGTCGGCGTACATCGCCGTGCACCAGTTCCGCACGCGTCCGCACGAGGAGTACTTCGCGGCGTTCTGGGACATCCTTCGCGATCACGAGGCGCGCCCGCACTGGGGCAAGATGCACGAGCTCGGCGCCGACGATCTGCGCAAGGTGTACCCGAAGTTCGACGACTTCGTGGCCGTGCGTGACCGACTCGACCCGCAGCGGGTGTTCACCAACCCCTACCTCGACCGCGTCCTCGGCGCCTGA
- the rarD gene encoding EamA family transporter RarD, with amino-acid sequence MRHERDEVSKGTVYGFAAYLLWGAFPLYFHRLLPAGAWEILVHRILWTLVVCAIGVVVLRRTAFIRKLIRDKRRLALVTIASLLIATNWLVYVYAVNTGRTSQASLGYFLNPLVTIALGVVVLREKLRPLQWIAVAIGAVACLYLTVEGGTFPWISLVLACSFASYGLAKKRIGGSLSAFESLAAETAILSPIALVALFLLAARGDTTFGSEGAGHTLWLASSGIATAIPLLLFAAAASRVPLVTIGLLQFVTPVLQLLCAVLFLGEQLSTARWIGFAIVWLALAVLSADSLASAGRSRRSARSARNASV; translated from the coding sequence GTGAGGCACGAACGGGACGAGGTCAGCAAGGGCACGGTCTACGGGTTCGCGGCTTACCTGCTCTGGGGCGCGTTTCCGCTCTACTTCCACCGACTGCTGCCGGCGGGCGCCTGGGAGATCCTGGTCCACCGCATCCTGTGGACGCTCGTCGTCTGCGCGATCGGCGTCGTGGTGTTGCGACGAACCGCGTTCATCCGCAAGCTGATTCGCGACAAGCGCCGATTGGCACTGGTGACGATCGCCAGCCTGCTCATCGCGACCAACTGGCTGGTCTACGTCTACGCGGTCAACACCGGACGCACCAGCCAAGCGTCCCTCGGCTACTTCCTCAACCCGTTGGTGACGATCGCACTCGGCGTGGTCGTGCTGCGCGAGAAGCTGCGCCCGTTGCAGTGGATCGCCGTCGCGATCGGCGCGGTGGCCTGCCTGTACCTCACCGTCGAGGGCGGCACGTTCCCGTGGATCTCACTGGTGCTCGCGTGCAGCTTCGCCTCCTACGGTCTGGCGAAGAAGCGCATCGGCGGATCACTGTCGGCGTTCGAGAGCCTGGCGGCCGAGACGGCCATCCTGTCCCCGATCGCGCTGGTCGCACTCTTCCTGCTCGCCGCACGCGGCGACACCACGTTCGGCTCCGAGGGCGCCGGTCACACGCTGTGGCTCGCGTCGTCCGGTATCGCGACCGCCATCCCGTTGCTGCTGTTCGCTGCCGCCGCGTCACGCGTCCCGCTGGTCACCATCGGGCTGCTGCAGTTCGTCACGCCGGTGCTGCAACTGCTCTGTGCGGTGCTGTTCCTCGGCGAACAGCTGTCAACCGCACGCTGGATCGGCTTCGCGATCGTCTGGCTGGCCCTCGCCGTCCTCAGCGCCGACTCGCTCGCCAGCGCAGGCCGCTCCCGACGGTCGGCGAGATCGGCGCGAAACGCAAGCGTCTGA
- a CDS encoding enoyl-CoA hydratase-related protein, with protein sequence MTVNLTIDDHVEVIEWNRPPANHFDRELLVSIADAGGRAQDEGARAVVLASVGKHFCADVDFAAGQIRADPHGAISALYEAGKRIFALEIPVVAAVQGAAVGGGLGLACAADFRVATARLMQTADAAAGIEASLARETPRFEGR encoded by the coding sequence ATGACCGTGAACCTCACCATCGACGACCACGTCGAGGTGATCGAGTGGAACCGTCCGCCGGCCAACCATTTCGATCGCGAACTGCTGGTCTCGATCGCGGACGCGGGCGGGCGCGCGCAGGACGAGGGTGCACGGGCCGTCGTGCTGGCGTCCGTCGGCAAGCACTTCTGCGCCGACGTCGACTTCGCCGCCGGACAGATCCGGGCCGACCCGCACGGTGCGATCTCGGCGTTGTACGAAGCGGGCAAACGGATCTTCGCGCTCGAGATTCCGGTGGTGGCGGCGGTGCAAGGTGCCGCGGTCGGCGGCGGACTCGGGCTGGCCTGCGCAGCGGATTTCCGGGTCGCGACCGCGCGACTCATGCAGACCGCCGACGCGGCGGCGGGTATCGAGGCATCACTCGCGCGCGAAACGCCGAGGTTCGAGGGCCGCTGA
- a CDS encoding 2-oxoacid:ferredoxin oxidoreductase subunit beta: MSIDLGMPATIGGGTAGVPTTDAKQTKKDFTSDQEVRWCPGCGDYAILAAVQGFLPELGLKRENIVFVSGIGCSSRFPYYLDTYGMHSIHGRAPAIATGLATSRGDLSVWVVTGDGDALSIGGNHLIHALRRNVNLKILLFNNKIYGLTKGQYSPTSDVGAVTKSSPAGSVDRPFNPVSLALGAEGTFVARTMDSDRKHLTETLKAAAAHRGTSLVEIYQNCPIFNDGAFELLKDRDEATARLLHLVPGEPVRAGTGDDVRVVVSAENGSLAVVPESDADPNRIVHHDPTDLGLAFALSRLDDPSFAHVPMGIFRQVEVPTYDDRVRAQIDQATGGEQVADADLQQLLSGADTWDVNTR; encoded by the coding sequence GTGAGCATCGACCTGGGCATGCCCGCCACCATCGGCGGCGGCACCGCCGGCGTCCCGACCACCGACGCGAAGCAGACCAAGAAGGACTTCACCTCCGATCAGGAAGTGCGCTGGTGCCCTGGCTGCGGCGATTACGCGATCCTCGCCGCCGTCCAGGGCTTCCTTCCCGAACTCGGCCTCAAGCGCGAGAACATCGTGTTCGTCTCCGGCATCGGTTGCTCCAGCCGTTTCCCGTACTACCTCGACACCTACGGCATGCACTCGATCCACGGCCGCGCCCCGGCCATCGCGACCGGGCTCGCCACCTCGCGCGGTGACCTGTCGGTGTGGGTCGTGACCGGTGACGGCGACGCGCTGTCGATCGGTGGCAACCACCTGATCCACGCGCTGCGCCGCAATGTGAACCTGAAGATCCTGTTGTTCAACAACAAGATCTACGGCCTCACCAAGGGTCAGTACTCCCCCACCTCGGACGTCGGTGCCGTGACGAAGTCGTCGCCCGCCGGTTCGGTGGACCGGCCGTTCAACCCGGTCTCGCTGGCGCTCGGAGCCGAGGGCACGTTCGTCGCCCGCACCATGGACTCCGACCGCAAGCACCTCACCGAGACGCTGAAAGCCGCTGCGGCACACCGCGGTACGTCGCTGGTGGAGATCTACCAAAACTGCCCGATCTTCAACGACGGCGCCTTCGAACTGCTGAAGGACCGTGACGAGGCGACCGCGCGCCTGTTGCACCTCGTGCCCGGCGAACCCGTCCGTGCCGGCACCGGCGACGACGTGCGCGTGGTCGTCAGCGCCGAGAACGGTTCTCTCGCCGTCGTTCCCGAGTCGGACGCCGATCCGAATCGCATCGTCCACCACGACCCCACCGACCTCGGTCTCGCGTTCGCGCTGTCGCGGCTGGACGACCCGTCGTTCGCGCACGTACCGATGGGCATCTTCCGCCAGGTCGAGGTGCCGACGTACGACGACCGTGTACGCGCCCAGATCGACCAGGCCACCGGCGGCGAACAGGTGGCCGACGCCGACCTGCAGCAACTGCTGTCCGGTGCCGACACCTGGGACGTCAACACCCGCTGA
- a CDS encoding 2-oxoacid:acceptor oxidoreductase subunit alpha produces MSSKQSQALDRVVIRFAGDSGDGMQLTGDRFTAETASLGNDLSTLPNFPAEIRAPQGTLPGVSSFQLHFADHDVLTPGDAPDVLVAMNPAALKANLGDLPRGATVIVNTDEFTKRNLAKVGYTASPLDDESLASWQVHPVPLTSITVEALQEFESLSRKDKERAKNMFALGLLSWMYSRPLEGTEKFLSTKFAKLPDILAANIKALHAGHAYGETTEAFGVQYEIAPAPMPQGTYRNITGNVALAYGLVAASHRAGIPLTLGSYPITPASDLLHTLSGLKRFNVMTLQAEDEIAAVGAALGASFGGSLGVTTTSGPGLALKAETIGLAVSLELPLVIVDVQRGGPSTGLPTKTEQSDLLQAMFGRNGESPVAVIAPCTPIDCFDAALDAVRMATKYRTPVIVLSDGYLANGSEPWLVPSVDELPDLTVEFTTEPNDVDADGKPVFHGYKRDPETLARPWAVPGTPGLEHRVGGIEKADITGNISYDPANHDHMVRTRAAKIAGIEVPDVEVDDPSGKAKVLVLGWGSTYGPIQAAARLVRAGGAELATAHVRHLNPFPANLGTVLKSYDRVIVPEMNLGQLAMLLRSKYLVDIKSHTAVRGLPFTATELATVITEHLEGVSQ; encoded by the coding sequence GTGAGCAGCAAGCAGTCCCAAGCACTCGACCGTGTGGTCATTCGTTTCGCCGGCGACTCCGGCGACGGCATGCAGTTGACCGGTGACCGATTCACCGCCGAGACGGCCTCCCTCGGCAACGACCTGTCGACGTTGCCCAACTTCCCCGCCGAGATCCGCGCGCCCCAGGGCACGCTGCCGGGTGTCTCCAGCTTCCAGTTGCACTTCGCCGACCACGACGTGCTCACCCCGGGTGACGCGCCCGACGTGCTCGTGGCGATGAATCCCGCTGCACTCAAAGCGAATCTGGGTGATCTGCCACGCGGCGCGACGGTCATCGTCAACACCGACGAGTTCACCAAGCGCAACCTGGCCAAGGTCGGTTACACCGCCAGCCCGTTGGACGATGAATCCCTCGCCTCATGGCAGGTGCACCCTGTCCCGCTGACCTCGATCACCGTCGAGGCGCTGCAGGAGTTCGAGAGCCTGAGCCGCAAGGACAAGGAACGCGCGAAGAACATGTTCGCGCTCGGCCTGCTGTCGTGGATGTACTCGCGTCCGCTGGAGGGCACCGAGAAGTTCCTGTCCACCAAGTTCGCCAAGTTGCCCGACATCCTCGCCGCCAACATCAAGGCATTGCACGCCGGTCACGCGTACGGCGAGACGACCGAGGCGTTCGGAGTCCAGTACGAGATCGCGCCGGCCCCGATGCCGCAGGGCACCTACCGCAACATCACCGGAAACGTAGCTCTTGCCTACGGATTGGTGGCTGCGTCGCACCGTGCGGGCATCCCGCTGACACTCGGCAGCTACCCGATCACGCCGGCGTCCGATCTGCTGCACACCCTGTCGGGGCTCAAGCGCTTCAACGTCATGACGCTGCAGGCCGAGGACGAGATCGCCGCTGTCGGTGCCGCACTCGGCGCGTCGTTCGGTGGGTCGCTGGGTGTCACCACGACCAGCGGACCCGGCCTCGCGCTCAAGGCCGAGACCATCGGCCTCGCGGTCTCCCTCGAACTGCCCCTGGTGATCGTCGACGTGCAGCGCGGTGGCCCGTCCACCGGCCTGCCGACCAAGACCGAACAATCAGACCTGCTGCAGGCGATGTTCGGCCGCAACGGCGAGTCCCCCGTGGCCGTCATCGCGCCGTGCACCCCGATCGACTGTTTCGACGCCGCGCTGGACGCCGTTCGCATGGCCACGAAGTACCGCACCCCGGTCATCGTGCTGTCCGACGGTTACCTGGCGAATGGTTCCGAGCCATGGCTGGTGCCATCCGTGGACGAACTGCCCGATCTGACAGTCGAATTCACCACCGAGCCCAACGACGTGGACGCCGACGGCAAACCGGTCTTCCACGGCTACAAGCGCGATCCGGAGACGCTCGCTCGGCCGTGGGCCGTGCCCGGCACCCCCGGTCTCGAGCACCGCGTCGGCGGTATCGAGAAGGCCGACATCACCGGCAACATCAGCTACGACCCGGCCAACCACGACCACATGGTGCGCACCCGCGCCGCCAAGATCGCCGGCATCGAGGTGCCCGACGTCGAGGTCGACGACCCGAGCGGCAAGGCCAAGGTGCTGGTGCTCGGCTGGGGTTCGACCTACGGACCGATCCAGGCCGCGGCACGGCTGGTGCGTGCCGGCGGCGCCGAACTGGCCACCGCACACGTCCGCCACCTGAACCCGTTCCCGGCGAACCTCGGAACCGTGCTCAAGTCATACGACCGGGTGATCGTGCCGGAGATGAACCTCGGCCAGCTCGCGATGCTGCTGCGCAGCAAGTACCTCGTCGACATCAAGTCGCACACCGCCGTTCGCGGATTGCCTTTCACCGCAACTGAACTCGCCACCGTCATCACCGAACACCTCGAGGGGGTCTCGCAGTGA